A genomic stretch from Sulfobacillus thermosulfidooxidans includes:
- a CDS encoding UDP-N-acetylmuramoyl-L-alanyl-D-glutamate--2,6-diaminopimelate ligase, whose protein sequence is MTFKDLIAAIPGATSVGDTNIELTGIAYDSRHVEAGNLFCAIPGFRTDGHLFCQEAANRGAVAFLVERADAIPSGKAGVVVPNARQAMALVADRFYGSPSSRLAMIGVTGTNGKTTTTHIIRALLEANDIPTGLTGTLYTLMGQDTYKVTRTTPESPDLQSILRHMVDRGMRAAVMEVSSHALVLSRVDEVQYDIGVFTNLTQDHLDFHKDLESYFQAKAILFKRLGQTKKTGPRAAIINIDDEYGRRLINMCSVPVITYGLSEGADVRGSMVTVGSRGVQFLATFPGGEKQAVEFDMTGTFNVLNALAAMSVGYIYGLSPRQMAEALARYPGVPGRFERIDEGQPFTVIVDYAHTPDGVENVLKTAREFTVGAVRVVFGAGGDRDRGKRALMGEAAGRLADWVMLTADNPRSEDPMDIIAQIREGLAPTGTPFEIELDRERAIRLALQKAQPGDVVFILGKGHETYQIYRDGTIHFDDREVARQALRELKKS, encoded by the coding sequence ATGACTTTTAAGGATCTTATCGCAGCGATTCCCGGTGCAACCAGTGTCGGCGACACCAATATTGAATTGACAGGAATCGCCTATGATTCACGGCATGTAGAAGCGGGCAATTTGTTTTGTGCGATTCCAGGATTTCGGACAGACGGTCATTTATTTTGTCAAGAAGCTGCAAACCGCGGGGCCGTGGCATTTTTGGTTGAGCGAGCAGATGCGATTCCGAGCGGCAAGGCCGGGGTCGTTGTGCCTAACGCCCGTCAGGCAATGGCTTTGGTAGCCGACAGGTTTTACGGGAGCCCATCGAGTCGTTTGGCGATGATCGGTGTCACGGGCACCAATGGTAAAACCACCACGACGCATATTATCCGCGCTTTACTCGAGGCAAATGACATTCCCACCGGGTTGACCGGTACATTATATACCTTAATGGGTCAAGACACATATAAAGTGACGCGAACAACGCCAGAATCACCAGATTTGCAAAGCATTTTGCGTCATATGGTTGACCGCGGAATGCGAGCGGCAGTTATGGAGGTTTCTTCACATGCGCTGGTGTTATCGCGAGTGGATGAAGTTCAGTATGATATTGGAGTGTTTACCAATTTAACCCAAGATCATTTGGATTTTCATAAAGATTTAGAATCCTATTTTCAAGCTAAGGCGATCTTGTTCAAACGGTTAGGGCAGACCAAGAAGACTGGACCACGAGCGGCGATTATTAACATTGATGATGAGTACGGACGGCGTTTGATTAATATGTGCTCTGTACCAGTCATTACCTATGGACTGAGTGAAGGAGCGGATGTACGCGGCAGCATGGTTACAGTAGGAAGTCGTGGTGTACAGTTTTTGGCTACGTTCCCAGGAGGCGAGAAACAAGCCGTTGAATTTGATATGACAGGCACTTTTAATGTGTTAAATGCCTTAGCCGCAATGAGTGTTGGTTATATTTATGGCCTGTCACCCAGGCAAATGGCTGAGGCCTTGGCACGCTACCCAGGAGTTCCAGGACGATTCGAACGGATAGACGAAGGGCAACCCTTTACGGTTATTGTGGATTATGCTCATACTCCTGACGGGGTGGAAAATGTTCTCAAGACGGCGAGAGAATTTACTGTAGGAGCCGTGCGTGTGGTATTTGGAGCAGGAGGGGATCGTGACCGGGGGAAGCGAGCTCTCATGGGTGAGGCTGCTGGGCGTTTGGCGGATTGGGTGATGTTAACGGCAGACAATCCGCGGTCAGAGGACCCGATGGATATTATCGCGCAGATTCGGGAAGGATTGGCGCCAACAGGTACACCATTTGAAATTGAACTAGACCGGGAGCGGGCAATTCGCTTGGCGTTACAAAAAGCGCAACCGGGCGACGTGGTTTTTATTTTGGGCAAGGGGCATGAAACTTATCAAATTTATCGTGACGGTACGATTCATTTTGACGATCGCGAAGTTGCACGCCAGGCCTT